The following are encoded in a window of Cottoperca gobio chromosome 20, fCotGob3.1, whole genome shotgun sequence genomic DNA:
- the tmprss7 gene encoding LOW QUALITY PROTEIN: transmembrane protease serine 7 (The sequence of the model RefSeq protein was modified relative to this genomic sequence to represent the inferred CDS: deleted 1 base in 1 codon), with amino-acid sequence MFRVANVEFIPEYRQDDSNEFVSLANKIQHVVSNVYKMSSVAGLYKQAVISDLSNNNKGGVLVHFWMVFVVPRLKSPVVCEECVGAIFRDSVHTSMKNRSSVGYLLGLPVDIDSILINVVQRSDYSSNGAGSQCVDKLHANLPGGSVPLNVFSSWGGVTCHVKLTAVPGSLIRLTVTSFLIEPSDCVNDALTVYDALLPMRGRILHRLCEPVSSSFSLVSTSNVMLLSFRMTNGNKSFRGHFEAIAEEVCISQIETHLEPDIPGQIYSPFHPSLLPPQSFCAWRFETSNRALGVALRFQNYVLKPKGMKGCEHGWWKVNEIIFCGSYVGHHTVFRIADRSPEVEFRCSSRNSAQPFQASYSSYNISQPCPESHFLCSTGLCVEKSRRCDGLDDCQDESDEVFCSRPTKNCGGNSPLHPLFVCNGEIDCSNGIDEINCTQETTCSPIRYRCNSGSCILKKNAKCDGVHDCQDRSDEADCACGRPSLVKKVDSSTGPERIVGGDDSVEGEWPWQVSLHFSGNLYCGASVLSSDWLISAAHCFSKDRLSDPRYWSAHLGMLTQGSAKHMAEIQRIVVHEYYNAYTFDYDIALLQLKKPWPASLTPLVQPVCLPPSSHTVTGSHRCLVTGWGYRSEEDKVLPSVLQKAEVSLLSQTDCKKSYGPVSPRMLCAGVPSGERDACRGDSGGPLVCQAPGGGRWFLIGIVSWGAGCGRPNLPGVYTRVNKFTSWIYSHIS; translated from the exons ATGTTCCGTGTTGCCAACGTTGAGTTTATCCCCGAGTACCGCCAGGAC GACTCCAATGAGTTTGTCTCCCTGGCAAACAAGATACAACACGTG GTGAGCAATGTGTACAAGATGTCCTCAGTGGCCGGACTCTACAAGCAAGCTGTCATTTCAGACCTCAG TAACAACAACAAGGGAGGTGTGCTGGTTCACTTCTGGATGGTGTTTGTGGTCCCTCGACTTAAGAGCCCTGTAGTGTGTGAGGAGTGTGTAGGAGCCATTTTCAGAGACTCGGTCCACACCAGCATGAAGAACAGGTCCTCTGTAGGCTACCTGCTGGGTCTCCCAGTCGATATCGACTCCATCCTCATTAATG TCGTTCAGCGATCAGATTATTCATCAAATGGAGCAG GCTCACAGTGTGTAGATAAGCTGCACGCCAACCTTCCTGGGGGGAGCGTCCCTTTAAACGTCTTCTCGTCATGGGGTGGTGTGACGTGCCATGTAAAACTCACCGCCGTGCCCGGCTCTCTCATCCGTCTCACCGTCACCTCGTTCCTCATTGAGCCCAGCGACTGTGTAAATGATGCCCTGACTGTGTACGACGCTCTGCTGCCCATGAGAGGGCGCATTCTGCACAG GCTGTGTGAGCCAGTGTCCAGCTCCTTCTCCCTGGTGTCTACCTCCAATGTCATGCTGCTGTCCTTCAGAATGACCAATGGCAACAAGAGCTTCAGAGGACACTTTGAGGCTATTGCTGAAGAAG TGTGTATATCTCAAATTGAGACCCACTTAGAGCCGGACATACCTGGTCAAATCTACAGCCCCTTCCACCCCAGCCTTCTGCCCCCACAGTCCTTCTGCGCCTGGAGGTTTGAG ACCTCTAACAGAGCTTTAGGAGTCGCTCTGCGGTTTCAGAACTATGTATTGAAACCAAAGGGCATGAAGGGCTGTGAACACGGCTGGTGGAAGGTCAACGAAATCAT TTTCTGTGGCAGCTACGTGGGACACCACACGGTGTTTCGGATCGCTGACCGCAGCCCAGAGGTGGAGTTTCGCTGCAGCTCGCGTAACTCTGCGCAGCCTTTTCAGGCGTCTTACAGCAGCTACAACATCAGCCAAC CCTGTCCAGAGAGCCACTTCCTGTGCTCCACAGGACTGTGTGTAGAGAAGAGTCGCCGCTGTGACGGCCTGGACGACTGCCAGGATGAGAGTGACGAGGTCTTTTGCT CGAGGCCGACAAAGAACTGCGGTGGCAACAGTCCTCTGCATCCTTTGTTTGTATGCAATGGCGAGATCGACTGCTCCAATGGAATAGATGAGATCAACTGCACTCAGG AAACAACCTGCTCGCCAATCAGGTATCGATGCAACAGTGGCTCCTGCATCCTGAAGAAGAACGCAAAGTGTGACGGTGTTCATGACTGTCAGGACCGAAGTGATGAGGCAGACTGTG CCTGTGGTCGTCCCTCCTTGGTGAAGAAGGTGGATTCTTCTACGGGACCTGAGCGTATCGTGGGGGGAGATGACTCTGTGGAGGGAGAGTGGCCGTGGCAGGTCAGCCTCCACTTCTCTGGTAACCTGTACTGTGGGGCTTCTGTCCTGTCCTCTGATTGGCTCATCTCAGCAGCGCACTGCTTCAGCAAGGACAG GCTGTCTGACCCGCGTTACTGGAGCGCCCATCTTGGCATGCTGACACAGGGCAGTGCCAAACACATGGCGGAGATCCAGCGGATCGTGGTGCACGAGTATTATAACGCGTACACGTTTGACTATGACATCGccctgctgcagctgaagaaGCCGTGGCCTGCCTCCCTCACGCCGCTGGTCCAGCCTGTGTGCCTGCCACCCTCGTCCCACACTGTCACCGGCAGCCACCGCTGCTTGGTCACCGGGTGGGGATACCGCTCTGAGGAGG ACAAGGTGCTGCCCTCAGTGCTGCAGAAAGCAGAAGTGTCCCTATTGAGCCAGACTGACTGTAAGAAGAGCTACGGACCGGTCTCCCCACGCATGCTGTGTGCCGGGGTGCCCTCCGGAGAGCGGGACGCCTGCAGG GGGGATTCAGGGGGTCCTCTGGTCTGTCAGGCACCGGGCGGGGGTCGCTGGTTTCTCATTGGCATCGTCAGCTGGGGGGCGGGCTGTGGCAGACCAAACCTGCCCGGGGTCTACACCAGAGTCAACAAGTTCACCTCCTGGATCTACAGCCATATCAGCTGA